The segment AGCTCTTAGCGGTTGCTTTGCCCTTCTTAGCAAGAGTTGCAAGGATAGATGCTGTCAAAGTAGTCTTACCATGGTCGATATGACCTATTGTACCTACGTTAACGTGCGGCTTACTCCTTACAAATTGTTCCTTTGCCATAAAAACTCCTTTCGCCTCTTTCCTTTAATTTAAGCTGCTTTCTTTACTATCTTATCTGATATATTTCTTGGCACTTCCTGGAAGAAGGAAGGCTCCATTGTATAGGTGGCCCTACCCTGTGTAAGGCTCCTAACCGTGGTTGAATAACCGAACATTTCATTTAATGGCGCATCGCCTCTTACTACTTTAAGATTCCCTCTATCTGTTATAGCCGATATTCTGACTCTTCGCGAATTGAGATCGCCTATAACATCTCCCATATACTGTTCCGGAACTTCGACTTCCAGGTTCATAATGGGCTCGAGCAGCACCGCGCCGCCATTCTTCATAGCCTCATTCAATCCTATTCTTGCTGCCAGTTTAAACGCTATATCTGATGAATCGACTTCATGATACGAACCGTCGACAAGCGTTACTTCAAGGTCGGTTACCGGGTATCCGGCCAACACGCCGCTCTTTGCGGCTTCAATAACACCTTCTTCTACGCTGGATATATATTCACGCGGTATCGCGCCGCCGATAATCTTGTTATTGAATACTATCCCTGTACCCTTCGCTGACGGAGCTACATCGAATACAACATGTCCATATTGACCGCGTCCACCGGACTGCTGGACAAACTTACCGACAGAGCGATTGGACTTCGTAATAGTCTCTTTATAAGCAACCTGCGGTTTATCGACGTTGGCCGCGACGTTAAATTCGCGCAGCATTCTATCTACTATAATTTCCAGATGGAGTTCGCCCATACCGCTTATAATAGTCTGGCCTGTTTCTTTATTATATGTAACCCTGAATGTCGGGTCTTCTTCTTCAAGTCTATTCAGGGCCATGCCTAATTTTTCTTCATCAGCTTTTGTCTTCGGCTCTATAGCCATCGAGATAACCGGCTCGGGGAAATGTATCGCTTCCAACACTATGGGATTGTCCTCATCACATAGCGTGTCCGCAGTCTTGGTATTTTTTAAGCCGACTGCCGCAACTATGTCACCAGCACGAGCGAATTCTATTATCTCCTGCTTATTAGCATGCATCTTAACAAGCTTTCCTAATCTCTCTTTTACGTCTTTCGTTGAATTATATATATATTCTCCGCTCTTAAGCACTCCGGAATATACCCGCAGATAGGCGAGCTTGCCCACAAACGGATCGGCCTTTATCTTGAATATGAGGCCGCAGAATTTTTCATCTTCAGACGGTTTCCTCTCGACATCTTCATTGGTCTCCGGATTCTTGCCTTTAACAGGCGGTATATCCACAGGTGACGGCATGTATTCTACTACGGCATCCAACAATGGCTGAATGCCCCTATTTTTAGCGGATGCTCCGCAGAGCACCGGTATGATATTGCCCGCAACAGTAGCGTGCCTTATATATGAAATAAGCTCGTTAGGATATATGCCTTGTTCATTTATATACTTCTCCATAACTATCTCATGAGCCTCACCCAAAACCTCAATTAGCTTATGCCGGTATTCGCTCGCAAGAGGCTTAAGATCCGCGGGAATCTCTTCCACGTCGAAAGTTGAGTTTTCGTCTTCCCCTTTATATACATATGCTTTCATTGTGACAAGATCTATCATGCCTTTAAAATTACCTTCGGCTCCTATCGGTATCTGCAATATCAGGGGTCTCGATCCGAGCCTTGCCTTTATCTGCTCGACCACGGAAAGGAAGTTGGCGCCCGTTCTATCCATCTTATTAACGAATGCTATTCTCGGTACCTTATATTTATCAGCCTGTCTCCACACAGTTTCGGATTGGGGCTGCACACCGCCTACCGCGCAGAATACTACCACCGCCCCGTCCAGGACCTTCAAAGATCTTTCAACTTCTACTGTAAAATCGACGTGGCCGGGCGTATCTATAATATTTATGTTCTTGTCTTTCCAGAAACAAGTCGTGGCCGCGCTCATTATAGTAATGCCGCGCTCCTGCTCCTGGACCATGAAGTCCATAGAAGTATTACCGTCATCTACGTCTCCGAGCTTATGTATCTTGCCGGTAGCGAACAGTATCCGCTCGGTCGTAGTGGTCTTACCTGCGTCGATATGCGCTATTATACCTATGTTGCGCAGCTTCTCTATTCTTGTTAATTCTTTAGTCTCTGTCATTTTTATTGGTCTATCTATAATTAGTTCTTGCGCCATCTTCTATTTTTACCATCTGTAATGAGCGAACGCCTTATTCGCTTCCGCCATCTTATGCGTATCTTCTCTCTTCTTCATAGCGCCGCCTTCACCCTTAAAAGCATCCAGTATCTCGTCTGCCAGCTTTATCTCCATAGGCTTGCCTTTTTTCGCTCTGGCGAAGTTCCGTATCCATCTCATCGCTATCGACATGCCGCGCTCCGCTTTTACTTCTATCGGGATCTGGTATGTCGCGCCGCCTATTCTGCGGGGCTTTACTTCCAGTAAAGGGCGGGCGTTATCTAAAGCCTTCTGGAATACTTCCAAAGAACCCTTGCCGGTCTTCTCGGCCAAAATATCAAAACATCTGTAAACTATCTTTTCCGCGATCGCGCGCTTACCCTGGGTCATAATAATATTTATAAAGCGCGAAACGGTTACATTCTTATATTTCGGATCCGGGGTTACCTGTCTTTTCTCTGCTCTACGTCTTCTCATTTATATTCCTCATTAACTTTAAGCGGCTGCGGGTGCTTTAGCCTTTACCGGCCCAGCCCCTTTTTCTTTGGGCTTCTTAGCTCCATACTTAGAACGTGATTTCTGCCTGTTCGCGACACCTGCGGTGTCAAGCACGCCTCTTACTATGTGATATCTTACACCTGGCAGGTCCTTTACTCTTCCGCCTCGGACCAGCACTATAGAATGTTCCTGCAGATTGTGTCCTTCACCGGGTATATAAGATGTGACCTCAATATGG is part of the Candidatus Omnitrophota bacterium genome and harbors:
- the rpsG gene encoding 30S ribosomal protein S7, whose translation is MRRRRAEKRQVTPDPKYKNVTVSRFINIIMTQGKRAIAEKIVYRCFDILAEKTGKGSLEVFQKALDNARPLLEVKPRRIGGATYQIPIEVKAERGMSIAMRWIRNFARAKKGKPMEIKLADEILDAFKGEGGAMKKREDTHKMAEANKAFAHYRW
- the rpsL gene encoding 30S ribosomal protein S12, encoding MPTINQLIRLGRESFKKKSKSPALKSCPQRRGVCLQVKTQTPKKPNSALRKVARVRLTNHIEVTSYIPGEGHNLQEHSIVLVRGGRVKDLPGVRYHIVRGVLDTAGVANRQKSRSKYGAKKPKEKGAGPVKAKAPAAA
- a CDS encoding GTP-binding protein, translated to MAKEQFVRSKPHVNVGTIGHIDHGKTTLTASILATLAKKGKATAKS
- the fusA gene encoding elongation factor G — translated: MTETKELTRIEKLRNIGIIAHIDAGKTTTTERILFATGKIHKLGDVDDGNTSMDFMVQEQERGITIMSAATTCFWKDKNINIIDTPGHVDFTVEVERSLKVLDGAVVVFCAVGGVQPQSETVWRQADKYKVPRIAFVNKMDRTGANFLSVVEQIKARLGSRPLILQIPIGAEGNFKGMIDLVTMKAYVYKGEDENSTFDVEEIPADLKPLASEYRHKLIEVLGEAHEIVMEKYINEQGIYPNELISYIRHATVAGNIIPVLCGASAKNRGIQPLLDAVVEYMPSPVDIPPVKGKNPETNEDVERKPSEDEKFCGLIFKIKADPFVGKLAYLRVYSGVLKSGEYIYNSTKDVKERLGKLVKMHANKQEIIEFARAGDIVAAVGLKNTKTADTLCDEDNPIVLEAIHFPEPVISMAIEPKTKADEEKLGMALNRLEEEDPTFRVTYNKETGQTIISGMGELHLEIIVDRMLREFNVAANVDKPQVAYKETITKSNRSVGKFVQQSGGRGQYGHVVFDVAPSAKGTGIVFNNKIIGGAIPREYISSVEEGVIEAAKSGVLAGYPVTDLEVTLVDGSYHEVDSSDIAFKLAARIGLNEAMKNGGAVLLEPIMNLEVEVPEQYMGDVIGDLNSRRVRISAITDRGNLKVVRGDAPLNEMFGYSTTVRSLTQGRATYTMEPSFFQEVPRNISDKIVKKAA